The genomic stretch AGCTTCGTCGTATCAAATCGCAACGGTGTTCCTTTGTTCGAATCAATGAAAAAAGTAGGAACTCCTTCATCGGATTTTCAGAAGAATCTTAGTTTTCTCGGACATTCTCTTCTTAGAAATAAAATTCTAATATACGAGAGCAAAGGGAAAGTCTTTCTTGCGAGAGGCTCCTCTTCAAAGGAAACGACAAAGATGAACTGGAAGAAATATCTCATCGGACTTTTTACCCTGACTCTCGTTTTGGTCCTAGTCTTCGAAGTCTGTTTTCCGGAACGGAAATTTCTTTCCGGAAGTATTCTCGCGCTATTCTTACTCTTTCCTTTTTATCTCCTCAAGATCTTTGCGATTCTCAAATATCCCAAAAACGGCGTAAATATTCAGATGGGCATTATGGCAGTCTCATTCTTTTGCAACGGAATCGGTCTTTGGATAGGAGTTTCACAGAACGATGGTTCTGATTTTATAATTGGTTTTTTTATTGCCCATTTCAGCCACTTTCTAATAGTTGTATTCGCGAGCTGAATCTTCCGGATCCCGTTGCAATAAAAAGAAAACCGGAATGTCGCCAATTCTGTGCCAGTGGTTCGTATTACAGCGTTCCGCTTTTTGACTCGAAAAATGAATCTAAACCAGACTTCTTTTATGACAAAAAAGTTAATCTTCTTTGCGTTCTTAGTTGTATTACTTCAATTCCCTATCTTTGCGTCCGAGGAATCTTCTCACGAAACCTTTGATCTGAATGAAGTCATCGTCCATCACTTGATGGACAACCCCGAGTTTCCTTTTAACGTAGGCGGGGTTCAGGTATTCGAAGGACAATCCGGCTTTGATCCGAAGAACGCGTCCATCTTCACCGATCACGAAACCGGCAAACGGTTTCACTACGTCGGCGGGTTCGACATGCACATCACAAAACGTGTCACGATGATGTGGATCGTAGCTCTTCTTCTTTTTCTGATTTTTATTCCTGCCGCTCGTATCATCGCAAAAAATCCACTCAAGGTTCAGTCTCGTTTTGCCAACATGGTGGAAGTCTTCGTCAACTTTCTCAAAAAAGACATCGTGGATGAAAGTATGCATGGACACGGTCACGGATACTATCACTACATCTTCACGTTATTCTTCTTTATTCTCTTTTGTAATTTGATGGGACTTGTTCCTCCCGTAGGAGAACTGATCGCGGTTGCGGGAGAATCTGCGGGAATCATTCACGTAGATCACCACAATATGCCTCTCGTAGCCAAGCTCTGGAGTGGAATTACGGTTACCGGCGATATCTCGGTAACGATGACTCTCGCGCTTCTTACGATGCTCTTGATCTACAGCGCCGGTTTTATCTATCAAGGACCGAAATTTATTTGGCATTCGGTTCCAAACGGAGTTCCTCTTCCGCTTTATTTGATCATGTGGCCTCTCGAATTTATCGTTTCTCCGTTGGCGAAAACCTTCGCACTTACCGTGCGTCTTTTGGCAAACATGACCGCTGGACACGTTATCATTCTCGCTCTGATGGGTTTTATCTTTCAGTTTCAATCTTGGGGAATCGTTCCCGTTTCGGTGATCGGTTCCGGTTTGATTTATGTTTTGGAGATCTTCGTAGCTTTTCTCCAGGCATACATTTTCGTTTTGCTTACTTCCTTATTCGTGGGATTGAGCATGCATAGGCATTGATTGTAGAATATTGCAATAAACACAGGAGGCAATGAGCAATATGGAATTTGGATTAGGATATATTGGTGTAGGAATCGCCGCAGGAGTCGCAATTCTCGGAGCGGCACTCGGAATCGGAAGAATCGGTGGTTCTGCTACTGAAGGAATTTCAAGACAACCAGAAGCTGGTGGTAAGATTCAAACTGCAATGATTATCGCTGCAGCCTTGATCGAAGGTGCCGCTCTGTTCGCTCTCGTGATCGCTTTTCAAGCGGCGGGAACTCTGAACGAAGGTTTGAAAGCTACTGTTGAATTCCAAACAAAAGCTTCCGCACCTGCTACTGAAGAAAAAGGAAAGTAAAACTTGGTACTCTTAGCTGCTAAGGGATTAAGCCTCCTAGATGTAAACCCGGGTCTGGTAGTCTGGACTCTGGTTACCTTTCTAGTCGTAGTCTTAGTTCTGAAAAAGTTTGCCTGGGATGTAATTCTGAAGGCGCTCGATGAAAGAGCGGAAACCGTTCAGAACGACATCAAAAAGGCCTCAGAACTCCGTTCGGAAGCGGAAGCTCTCCTGAAGGATTACGAAGCTAGGTTGAACTCTGCCAAAGATGAGGCGAACGCGATCATTGCGGAAGCCAAGTCGGATGCGCTGAAACTGAAGAACAAACTTCTCGAAGAAACCAATTCGGAAGTGAAGGCTCAGAAAGATCAGGCAGTGAAAGAGATCGAACTTGCTAAAGGAAAGGCTTTGGAACAATTGCAATCACAGATAGTCGAGATGAGTATCTCCGTTGCAAGCAAGGTTCTTGAAAAACAACTGAAGGCCGAAGACTACAAAGCTTTTGTTGAAAAAGAACTAGAACAACTCAAAAAATTGAGCGCATAAACAATGAACGACTCCGGTGTCTCGAAAATATACGCGTCCGCCCTTTTGGGAGCAAGCAATGCCCCGGAAGAAGTGGAACAGGAACTCGCGGATTTAGTTCAGCTCCTTTTTCAAGAAGATAAGGTCAGGAATTTCTTTCTTTCTCCGGTCGTTTCGATCGAGGAAAAAGAAGCGATTCTTGTAAAAAATCTCCGGGGGAAAGTATCGGAAATAACTCTGAATTTTCTCGGAGTGCTTTTAAACAAAGGAAGATTCATTAGTCTTCCCGAGATCCAAAAACAATTCACAGAAGAGCTGGATAAGAAGAAAGGAAGAGTTCGTGCGCAAGTAAGAAGTTATCCTTCTTTAGAACCTTCTCAACTTACCAAACTCGGATCCATTCTTACGGAAAGATTCAAATCAGAATTCATTCTGGAAGCTACAGAAGATAAAACTCTTCTGGGTGGATTTGTCGTAAAATTCAATGACTTAAAAATCGAAAAGTCAATCGCTTCCCAGCTCAAGGAAATCAAGAAAGCCATGCTGGAAAAGAAATTACCGGTTGGAGCCATCTATGAAAATTAAAACAGACGAAATCACGTCCGTTCTCAAACAGGAAATTTTAAATTATAAGAAAGATCTCAGTGTCGAAGAAGTCGGTACGGTTTTAGAAATCGGAGACGGAATCGCCAGAGTATACGGACTCAAGAATGTGATGTCCGGTGAGATGGTGGAATTTCAAAACGGAATCTTCGGACAGGCGTTCAACCTCGAAGAAAATTCGGTGGGTGTGGTCGTTTACGGAAACTACCTCGAAATCCAAGAAGGATTCACCGTAAAAAGAACCAACCGAATTCTCGAAGTTCCGGTAGGTCCTGAACTTCTCGGTCGCGTAGTAAACCCGTTAGGTGAACCCCTCGACGGAAAGGGTCCGATCAACGCAAAGCTCACGAGACCGGTGGAATCTCCAGCACCTGGAATCGCGATGAGACAACCCGTCGGCGAGCCGATGCAAACCGGTATCAAAGCGATCGACGCGATGATTCCAGTAGGGCGCGGTCAGAGAGAGTTGATCATCGGTGACCGTGGAACCGGAAAAACTTCCATCGCCCTCGATACAATCATCAATCAAAAAGGAACCGGTGTTGTCTGCGTTTACGTGGCGATCGGTCAGAAAGCGTCCACTGTGGCTTCCACCGTGGAAATGCTCCGCAACAAAGGCGCTCTCGAATATACGATCGTAGTTTCCGCAACCGCCGCGGAACCCGCTCCGCTTCAATACATCGCTCCTTATTCAGGATGTAGTATGGCGGAATACTTTATGTATAACGAAAAGAAAGCGACCCTCGTAGTTTACGATGACCTTTCGAAACAAGCGGTTGCTTATCGTCAGATGTCTCTTCTTCTTCGTCGCCCTCCGGGTCGGGAAGCGTATCCAGGAGACGTATTCTATCTTCACTCCAGACTTCTCGAGAGAGCGGCGAAACTCGACGACAAATACGGCGCGGGTTCTTTGACTGCACTTCCTATCATCGAGACTCAGGAAGGTGAGGTTTCCGCTTACATTCCTACAAACGTAATTTCAATTACGGACGGACAGATTTATCTTCAGTCCAACTTGTTCGCATCCGGTAACCGTCCTGCGGTAGACGTAGGGATTTCGGTTTCCCGGGTCGGTTCTGCGGCGCAGATCAAAGCGATGAAACAAGTAGCCGGAAAGATGAAACTCGAACTCGCACAGTTCCGCGACTTGGAAGCATTCGCTCAGCTCGGAACCGAGCTCGATCCTGCTACACAAGCACAGCTCGATCGTGGGAATCGAATCGTACAAATGCTCAAACAACCGGTATCTTCTCCGTTCCCGGTAGAAGAACAAGTTGTGGAAATTTTCGCGGTGACTCGCGGTTTTATGGATAAGATTCCTGTGGCGAAAGTTCAGGAATACGGTAAATTTCTCTTAACCACGATCAAAGAAAAATACAGCGAAGTTTTGGAAGCAATCCGCAAAGAAAAGAAAATCTCCGACGAAGAAAAACTCGGCGAAGTTCTAAGCGCAATCGCTGAAGAATTCTTAAGAAAGCACTGAGATAGAGGTTCGCTTTGGCAACTCCAAGGGAAATAAAGAAAAGAATCACCTCGGTCAAGAACACGAGAAAGATCACCCGGACGATGGAAATGGTCTCGACGGCCAAGTCCAAAAAGATCAGCGATCGGGTGAACGCTTCTCATCCTTTTTCCAATAAGATCAAGGAGCTTGTGTCTTCTCTCGCGTCTCTGAGCGGAGTCGTTCACAGCCCTTACTTAAGAAGACCGGACAAGATTAAGAACGTAGCTCTTCTCGTGATCACCGCGAATCGAGGTCTCTGCGGAGGATACAATTCCAACGTAAACAGACTTGCGAAAGCGAAGGTCACAGAATGGAAGAAGGAAGGGGTTGGTGTAAGACTCTTTATCGTCGGGAAGAAGGGGATCTCCTTTTTCCGATTTGCGGGTGAGAAGGCCGAAAAGACTTTCACTCACATCGACGACAAGGCCGGATACAAGGAAGCCGAAGAATTCGCGAATCTCTTTTTGGAATTATTCGCTAAGGAAGAAGTGGACGCGGTGGAAATCGCATCTACGGTTTATTATTCTTCCGCGTCACAAAAACCGGAAGTGACCAGAGTGCTTCCGTTCGAAGTGTCGAAAGATGGAAACGTAAACGACATGATCGCATACGAGCCGAGCCCTGCGCTTGTTCTCGAATCGCTACTTCCTCTTGTCGTAAAGACCGCATTCTTAAAGGCGATCCTCGAAGCCAATTGCTCCGAGCAGATTGCAAGAAGAATTGCGATGAAGTCCGCGACGGACGCGGCTTCGGAAATGATCAAACTGCTCACTCGCGGATACAACCGTGTAAGACAGGCAAAAATTACTCAGGAAATTTCTGAGATTGTTGCCGGAGCGGACTCACTGAACTAATCACATCGTATTGGAGCGACTTGGATGAATAAAGGTAAAATCAAGCAGATCATCGGATCCGTTTTGGACATCGAGTTCGAAGGCGGAGAACTTCCTGAAATTTATAACGCACTAGAAATCGAGGCTACCGTTTCCGGAAAAAAAGAAACGATCATCGCGGAAGTGCAGACTCATATCGGCGGAAAAGCGGTGCGCGCGATCGCTCTTTCCTCTACGGACGGTTTGATCCGCGGTCAAGAAGTGACGAACACCGGAAAACCGATCAGCGTTCCCGTCGGAGAAGCGACTCTGGGAAGAATCTTCAACGTTCTCGGGAAAACAATCGACGAAGGTCCTGCGATCACAGTAAAAGAAACTCGTCCGATTCATAGACCGGCTCCCGCTTTCGACGAACTCACTTCCAAAACGGAAGTTTTCGAAACAGGAATCAAGGTCATCGATCTTCTCGCTCCTTACATAAAGGGTGGAAAGACCGGTCTTTTCGGCGGTGCCGGGGTTGGTAAAACGGTCCTCATCCAAGAGCTCATCAACAACATCGCAAAACAACACGGTGGTTTCTCCGTATTCGCCGGAGTAGGGGAAAGAACTCGGGAAGGAAACGACCTTTGGAGAGAGATGAAAGAATCCGGGGTTATCGACAAGACCGTTCTTTGTTACGGTCAGATGAACGAGCCTCCCGGCGCTCGTCTTCGTGTTGCGTTATCCGCTCTTACGATGGCGGAACACTTCCGCGATTCCATCGGAACCGACGTCCTTCTTTTCGTGGATAACATCTTCCGATTCTCTCAAGCAGGTTCCGAAGTATCGGCTCTCTTGGGACGGATGCCTTCCGCCGTAGGTTATCAGCCGACTCTTTCCACGGAAATGGGTGCACTTCAAGAAAGGATTACTTCCACTAAAAAAGGTTCGATCACTTCCGTTCAGGCGATCTACGTTCCTGCGGACGACTTGACCGACCCCGCTCCCGCAAACGCGTTCGCTCACTTGGATGCGACTACGGTTCTTTCTCGTGCGATCTCCGATAAAGGGATTTATCCTGCGGTGGATCCGCTCGATTCTACTTCTCGCGTGATGAACGCGCAAGTTCTTGGAGAAGAGCACTACACCGTTGCACGGGAAGTGCAAAGAATTCTTCAAAGATACAAGGATCTGCAAGATATCATCGCGATCTTAGGTATGGACGAACTTTCCGAAGACGACAAGGTTCTTGTAGCGAGAGCGAGAAAGATAGAAAAATTCTTATCTCAACCTTTCCACGTCGCGGAAGTATTTACCGGAGCTCCTGGAAAATACGTAAAACTCGCCGACACCGTTCGTTCTTTCAAAGAAGTGATTTCCGGAAACTACGATCACCTTCCCGAGCAAGCGTTCTACATGGTTGGATCCATCGACGACGCGATCGAAAAAGCGAAAGGATACAAAGGATAATCGGAAATGTCCGCGAATAAACTGAACGTATCCGTAATCTCTCCCGAAAAGATCCTCTATAAGGGAGAGGTGGATTCTCTGGTCGTTCCGGGTAGCGAAGGATTTTTCGGAATCCTTCCCAACCACGCTCCTCTGGTAGCCGTTCTTGGGATCGGCGTACTCGAAATCCGCAAGGGGGAAAAAGTCAAAGTTCTCTCCGTTGAAGGCGGGTTTATCGAAGTGAAGGAAAATTCCATCAGCATTCTTACCGATCACGGCGCTCTGAAGGAAGACATCGATCTCCAAGCTGAGCAAAAAAATCTCTCCGAAGTTGAAAAACTTCCCCCTTCCGATTCTAAAAATCTTCTCCTCCAAAAAGCAAAAACCCGAATTTTAGTCGCATCGCGCTAACTTTTAGGGGTCCTCCGATCCGAAAATAGTAGCAGAGATTCCCTTTTCTCCGAATACAATGGAGAATTGGGATCGGAAGCTTTATGAGAACAACGATCCGAATCATCGGCTTATTGGTGTTATTTGTAAGCATAGGTTATCTTTTGAGAAGAAACCAGGATTGGGTTCGGAGTCTCTTCGAACCGGAAAGTATTTCCGCGGCGATTCGTGGGAACGTTCAAAATCCCGGAGTCTATCGTCTCAAACAGGGAGATACCTTAGAGGACTTATTGAAGATCGCGGGCGGCTTTAAAAAACCTTCGCAGACGCAACCGGACTTGAACCGTGAAATCCTGGACGGTCAGGTCATCGAATTGAAAGAATGATAGAGGAAGATGGCGGAAGACTACGACATGATAAAGGACGATAACGCTCCCGGTGGAGGAGACCAGGATTCCGGTATGGACGAATTGCAGTTCGATGATATCGATTCTATGCTCGCTTCCGGTGAACCGGAATCCGCTTCCAAAAGCGGATTAGACGACTTATCGATCGAAGCCGATCCGTTAGAAAGCCTCGTTGCGAGTTCGGGAGAAGACTATTCTTCCAGCTTCGAAAACGACTTTTCCTTTCACCCCGAAGAAAGTTCTTCGAACGATACAAGCGGGGACGATTCTCTGGATCTGGAATTAACCGATCCACTCATAGACGCAGAAATAGATAAATTATTAGACATCAGCGAAATTTCAAAACCGAACAAAGCCAATCTTTCCCAATTGGAATCCGACGATTCCTTTTTTATCCCGGCGGATGAGAATGAAACTTCCGATCAGGATTTTTCGGAACTCGACAGCTATCTTACCGAAGAGCCGGATGCGATCAGCTTCGGAGAAGAATTGGACG from Leptospira stimsonii encodes the following:
- the atpB gene encoding F0F1 ATP synthase subunit A, whose translation is MNLNQTSFMTKKLIFFAFLVVLLQFPIFASEESSHETFDLNEVIVHHLMDNPEFPFNVGGVQVFEGQSGFDPKNASIFTDHETGKRFHYVGGFDMHITKRVTMMWIVALLLFLIFIPAARIIAKNPLKVQSRFANMVEVFVNFLKKDIVDESMHGHGHGYYHYIFTLFFFILFCNLMGLVPPVGELIAVAGESAGIIHVDHHNMPLVAKLWSGITVTGDISVTMTLALLTMLLIYSAGFIYQGPKFIWHSVPNGVPLPLYLIMWPLEFIVSPLAKTFALTVRLLANMTAGHVIILALMGFIFQFQSWGIVPVSVIGSGLIYVLEIFVAFLQAYIFVLLTSLFVGLSMHRH
- a CDS encoding ATP synthase F0 subunit C — encoded protein: MEFGLGYIGVGIAAGVAILGAALGIGRIGGSATEGISRQPEAGGKIQTAMIIAAALIEGAALFALVIAFQAAGTLNEGLKATVEFQTKASAPATEEKGK
- a CDS encoding F0F1 ATP synthase subunit B; amino-acid sequence: MVLLAAKGLSLLDVNPGLVVWTLVTFLVVVLVLKKFAWDVILKALDERAETVQNDIKKASELRSEAEALLKDYEARLNSAKDEANAIIAEAKSDALKLKNKLLEETNSEVKAQKDQAVKEIELAKGKALEQLQSQIVEMSISVASKVLEKQLKAEDYKAFVEKELEQLKKLSA
- the atpH gene encoding ATP synthase F1 subunit delta, with product MNDSGVSKIYASALLGASNAPEEVEQELADLVQLLFQEDKVRNFFLSPVVSIEEKEAILVKNLRGKVSEITLNFLGVLLNKGRFISLPEIQKQFTEELDKKKGRVRAQVRSYPSLEPSQLTKLGSILTERFKSEFILEATEDKTLLGGFVVKFNDLKIEKSIASQLKEIKKAMLEKKLPVGAIYEN
- the atpA gene encoding F0F1 ATP synthase subunit alpha encodes the protein MKIKTDEITSVLKQEILNYKKDLSVEEVGTVLEIGDGIARVYGLKNVMSGEMVEFQNGIFGQAFNLEENSVGVVVYGNYLEIQEGFTVKRTNRILEVPVGPELLGRVVNPLGEPLDGKGPINAKLTRPVESPAPGIAMRQPVGEPMQTGIKAIDAMIPVGRGQRELIIGDRGTGKTSIALDTIINQKGTGVVCVYVAIGQKASTVASTVEMLRNKGALEYTIVVSATAAEPAPLQYIAPYSGCSMAEYFMYNEKKATLVVYDDLSKQAVAYRQMSLLLRRPPGREAYPGDVFYLHSRLLERAAKLDDKYGAGSLTALPIIETQEGEVSAYIPTNVISITDGQIYLQSNLFASGNRPAVDVGISVSRVGSAAQIKAMKQVAGKMKLELAQFRDLEAFAQLGTELDPATQAQLDRGNRIVQMLKQPVSSPFPVEEQVVEIFAVTRGFMDKIPVAKVQEYGKFLLTTIKEKYSEVLEAIRKEKKISDEEKLGEVLSAIAEEFLRKH
- the atpG gene encoding ATP synthase F1 subunit gamma; the protein is MATPREIKKRITSVKNTRKITRTMEMVSTAKSKKISDRVNASHPFSNKIKELVSSLASLSGVVHSPYLRRPDKIKNVALLVITANRGLCGGYNSNVNRLAKAKVTEWKKEGVGVRLFIVGKKGISFFRFAGEKAEKTFTHIDDKAGYKEAEEFANLFLELFAKEEVDAVEIASTVYYSSASQKPEVTRVLPFEVSKDGNVNDMIAYEPSPALVLESLLPLVVKTAFLKAILEANCSEQIARRIAMKSATDAASEMIKLLTRGYNRVRQAKITQEISEIVAGADSLN
- the atpD gene encoding F0F1 ATP synthase subunit beta, which codes for MNKGKIKQIIGSVLDIEFEGGELPEIYNALEIEATVSGKKETIIAEVQTHIGGKAVRAIALSSTDGLIRGQEVTNTGKPISVPVGEATLGRIFNVLGKTIDEGPAITVKETRPIHRPAPAFDELTSKTEVFETGIKVIDLLAPYIKGGKTGLFGGAGVGKTVLIQELINNIAKQHGGFSVFAGVGERTREGNDLWREMKESGVIDKTVLCYGQMNEPPGARLRVALSALTMAEHFRDSIGTDVLLFVDNIFRFSQAGSEVSALLGRMPSAVGYQPTLSTEMGALQERITSTKKGSITSVQAIYVPADDLTDPAPANAFAHLDATTVLSRAISDKGIYPAVDPLDSTSRVMNAQVLGEEHYTVAREVQRILQRYKDLQDIIAILGMDELSEDDKVLVARARKIEKFLSQPFHVAEVFTGAPGKYVKLADTVRSFKEVISGNYDHLPEQAFYMVGSIDDAIEKAKGYKG
- the atpC gene encoding ATP synthase F1 subunit epsilon is translated as MSANKLNVSVISPEKILYKGEVDSLVVPGSEGFFGILPNHAPLVAVLGIGVLEIRKGEKVKVLSVEGGFIEVKENSISILTDHGALKEDIDLQAEQKNLSEVEKLPPSDSKNLLLQKAKTRILVASR
- a CDS encoding SLBB domain-containing protein, translated to MRTTIRIIGLLVLFVSIGYLLRRNQDWVRSLFEPESISAAIRGNVQNPGVYRLKQGDTLEDLLKIAGGFKKPSQTQPDLNREILDGQVIELKE